In Acidobacteriota bacterium, the following are encoded in one genomic region:
- a CDS encoding DUF3291 domain-containing protein gives SVWESVEALRDYVYRTVHSELLRQRHEWFAKFAGTYLALWWVPAGHIPGIDEAKKRLAHLEAHGPTQFAFTFKTVFPPDESFQRAIDWSSFQPCPAT, from the coding sequence TGTCGGTATGGGAAAGTGTCGAAGCGTTGCGGGATTACGTGTATCGCACCGTGCACTCCGAACTGCTGCGGCAGCGGCACGAGTGGTTCGCGAAGTTCGCCGGAACGTATCTGGCGCTGTGGTGGGTTCCAGCCGGACACATTCCCGGCATCGACGAAGCCAAGAAGAGGCTCGCCCATCTCGAAGCTCATGGCCCAACCCAGTTTGCGTTCACTTTCAAAACCGTCTTTCCGCCCGATGAGTCCTTTCAGAGAGCGATCGACTGGTCATCGTTTCAGCCGTGTCCAGCAACGTAG